Within the Magnetococcales bacterium genome, the region ACCTGTTCCAGATGATATTCCGATCCCTTTTCCTTTTCGAGTACTCGATCCAACTCCTCATCTGGAGGGGTTTGGATCTTGAGCGAATGAGCCAGTGCCAATCGCATCACTGTCCATTTGGGAGCTTTGACTCTGAGTCCTTTGAATAAGACATCCTTGATGGTCTTTTCGTCTTCCGAACTGGTATAGATGTCCGCCATATCCCGCCCTCTTTAATCCTTGTACATGGGCCGGTTTTCCACCCGTGTCTGATCGCCATGGGGGTTGTCCAACTTGTATTCCCGATAGATATAGGAGGAAAGCATTCGATATTTTTCCTTATCCAACTCCGAATCGGTAGGAAGCACGATGACCTGTTCCGCCACATGGGGAAAGTAGTCCCGAAGCAGGTTTTCCTGATTTTGCCGATCAATTCTGGCCAGGGGGGTATCAACGATCACTGGGACTGACTTTTCCGATACATCCTTCAACGCCCATAACAAAGCGAAGGCGACCAATTGTTTCATTCCTGCCGACAGATTGGCTCCCCCCAATGGTTGACTTTCTCCATCCTGGTAATGAAGTCCGAAATGTTCATCCACCCGGATAGAGTGAACCAAATCGTGGCTGGTCATCAGGGTTTTGAAGTGGGCATTTATGGCAACCTCCAGAGCGTTTCGGCGACGTATTTTCAGCCCCTCCTTGTATTCCCTATACAACGCCACCAAGTCATCGGCCTTTTGGCGACGGGCATTGGATCTGTTGGCGACGGCCATCTTCTGTTCTTGCTGCCTGCTTTCATCCTGTTTACGTTCAAAATCCCTTTGGATTCTTTCGAAGTCGGCATCAAGTTTGCCAATAGTTTGATTGCACTCGTCCCTTTCCTTATGCAATCGACTCAAGGCCTCCTGCACTTGAAGATAACGCTCTCGATCCTCCTCAATAACTGTACTAATGCCATCGAGCCTTTGTTGTAGTTCAATCTCCCTTCTGGCCAAGCGGCTTGTCTCGTCCAAGCGACGAGCGTGAATGTGGAGGGATGGGGCATCAACCACTCTGATCAGCAGACGCCGCAAGGCTGATTGCCGTTCACTCGCTAACCCCAGTCCACCATGGCCTACATTAAGATCGTCCTGAAGATTGCCGGGAGCCAGGGCATCATTCAAACGCTGCCGATAGAACTGCTGCTGCTCATCACGCAAGCGAAAAGAAACCGGGGCAGGTCGGTCAAAGACCTGGAGGGGGAGATGACTTCGTAGATAATTCAACAGCTCCTTTTTTGACCATAAAGACTGGTCGTCCTCCTCCAAGCGATCCAACAACTGTTGCACCAAAGGCAAGTTGACCGCCAGTGGAGCTTCCGGAATGAACTGGTCAACGATCTCTTGGCGCAGTTCGGCCAAACGCTCTTGAACTTTTTCCAGTTCCGTCTTGTGACTGGCTTCCTCCTCCTTGGCACGAAACCCCTGCATGGTGCGCCGACGGCGTTCCAAATCAGATATCTGGTCGTTGAGCGAGTCCAGTTCGACACGGCATTCTCCTCGCCGCGCTTGTACATGGGAGAGCTGGTCCTGCAACTCCTCCATTTCTCTCTGAACGCGCTTGAACTGAATCTTTTCGGCCTCCGCCGCCCCTTCCTGAGACCATTGCCGTTTGGCTTTATCCAAATAGGTCAACAAGGAGTTGACTGGGGCGATGTTGAGAATCCCCTCCACATGCTCTTCCATCTGTTCCCGGTTGGCCTCGGCCATAACCTGGATTTTCTCACCATCGAAGAAGAAAAATGGAAGATAGGAAGCTGGCAGACGACGTTCCAGAAATTGTTGTGCTTCTGACCCTTCCAGGGGTTCATCCAGAAAGGTCGCCCGGATGGTCAACTTCCCGTTGGGGTCGAATTCTCCTTCATCTGGATACCACTGACGACGCGCATCGACCACGCCATCGCTTTCTCGCCACTGGCTGCGAACGTAGTAACCGGCATGGTTCTTATTCTTGCTGCGGCGATTGAAGACTCCCATCCATTCCTCGCCGTGGCCAACCATGTACAATTTTGGACTCAGTTTCCGCCCTGCCTGGACTTCATTGCGCAGATCCTCAGTGGGACCGCAGAACAGCAGCTTGATGGCGTTGAGAAAGCTGGTTTTGCCGTAACCATTGCGCCCGCTGATCAGGACAATGGGGCGTTGTTGTTGATGGCCGGTCAGGTCAAAGGTAACCTGATCCTGGTAGGAGAAAAGATTGGCGATTTCAATTTCCTGAAAGACCATCAGTCAGGTCTCCTCCACGTTGTCCATGGCCCGCTCGATAGTTTCTCGGATCGCCCGTTCGAATTCAATCTTCTTGCCATAATTGTCGAGATTTGGGTGGTACTCATAGGCCAGTCGCAAAAGGCTCTGTATCAATTCCTGGCTCAACGGGCTATCGACGAGCAACTCCTCCAGCACATCATCCTGGGTATCTGTAGCCATGGCACCCTCCCAGCGGCTTGGGGAACGTCCAAATTTATGAGCCAGTTGCCAAAATCCTTCGTTCGGCTCGGGTCGTACCAGTTTCACGGAGATGGGAA harbors:
- the dndD gene encoding DNA sulfur modification protein DndD, translating into MVFQEIEIANLFSYQDQVTFDLTGHQQQRPIVLISGRNGYGKTSFLNAIKLLFCGPTEDLRNEVQAGRKLSPKLYMVGHGEEWMGVFNRRSKNKNHAGYYVRSQWRESDGVVDARRQWYPDEGEFDPNGKLTIRATFLDEPLEGSEAQQFLERRLPASYLPFFFFDGEKIQVMAEANREQMEEHVEGILNIAPVNSLLTYLDKAKRQWSQEGAAEAEKIQFKRVQREMEELQDQLSHVQARRGECRVELDSLNDQISDLERRRRTMQGFRAKEEEASHKTELEKVQERLAELRQEIVDQFIPEAPLAVNLPLVQQLLDRLEEDDQSLWSKKELLNYLRSHLPLQVFDRPAPVSFRLRDEQQQFYRQRLNDALAPGNLQDDLNVGHGGLGLASERQSALRRLLIRVVDAPSLHIHARRLDETSRLARREIELQQRLDGISTVIEEDRERYLQVQEALSRLHKERDECNQTIGKLDADFERIQRDFERKQDESRQQEQKMAVANRSNARRQKADDLVALYREYKEGLKIRRRNALEVAINAHFKTLMTSHDLVHSIRVDEHFGLHYQDGESQPLGGANLSAGMKQLVAFALLWALKDVSEKSVPVIVDTPLARIDRQNQENLLRDYFPHVAEQVIVLPTDSELDKEKYRMLSSYIYREYKLDNPHGDQTRVENRPMYKD